In the uncultured Campylobacter sp. genome, one interval contains:
- a CDS encoding subtype B tannase, whose product MSKKLFALGAAILCGVLSLNAEVAAQSAQIDLKFNAANFTQESVIVGGKKIKFRAYKNIIYVAKPVSARYQSMNIFIPQQYFEGRKSGKFDAASAPIFLPNGVGGYMPGEAGEVKIDESGKPNAIATALSRGYVVAAPAARGRTLKGANGDYIGKAPAAIVDLKAAVRYLKFNDAAMPGDANRIISNGTSAGGALSALLGASGDEAAYEPYLQELGAAKASDKIYAASSYCPITNLKHADAAYEWMFGAQSEYEKMDFSGLDAAGFNERGKNSSGAEKNSKKGANQSAAKPARKMLSGKLSAAQIKISDELKAQFPAYLNSLSLKDGGGRALSLDKNGDGSFKDYINGLISASFANFAAKNPRAKAPLYLDAKIKDDASQSHMLFWGYATSEPRAKTPPAFDGFALENPENELFGGAKFNAAHFTDFGAMNDPAKGVLIADARIVEMMDTMSFVRNENGAKFYRIRHGASDRDTALAIPAILALSLQNAGKNVDFAVPWGQGHGGDYDLEELFDWIDKVIVR is encoded by the coding sequence ATGAGTAAAAAACTTTTTGCTTTAGGCGCTGCGATACTTTGCGGCGTGCTAAGCCTAAACGCCGAGGTTGCGGCGCAAAGCGCGCAAATAGATCTGAAATTTAACGCCGCAAATTTTACGCAAGAAAGCGTGATCGTAGGCGGCAAAAAGATAAAATTTCGCGCCTACAAAAACATAATCTACGTCGCAAAACCCGTAAGCGCGCGCTATCAGAGTATGAATATCTTCATCCCGCAGCAGTATTTTGAGGGGCGCAAGAGCGGCAAATTTGACGCCGCAAGCGCGCCGATATTTTTGCCAAACGGCGTGGGCGGCTACATGCCGGGCGAAGCGGGCGAGGTCAAAATAGACGAAAGCGGCAAACCAAACGCGATCGCTACGGCGCTTTCGCGCGGTTACGTCGTAGCCGCTCCCGCAGCGCGCGGACGCACGCTAAAGGGCGCAAATGGCGATTATATCGGCAAGGCGCCCGCAGCGATCGTCGATCTAAAGGCAGCTGTGCGGTATCTGAAATTTAACGACGCGGCGATGCCGGGGGACGCAAACAGGATCATCTCAAACGGCACGAGCGCGGGCGGAGCGCTCTCGGCGCTTTTAGGAGCGAGCGGGGACGAGGCCGCGTACGAGCCGTATCTGCAGGAGCTGGGCGCTGCGAAGGCGAGCGATAAAATTTACGCGGCGTCCTCATACTGCCCGATCACAAATCTAAAGCACGCGGACGCGGCGTATGAGTGGATGTTCGGCGCGCAGAGCGAATATGAAAAGATGGATTTTAGCGGCCTTGATGCAGCGGGATTTAACGAGCGTGGCAAAAATTCTAGCGGCGCTGAAAAAAATTCCAAAAAAGGCGCAAATCAAAGCGCCGCAAAGCCAGCGCGCAAGATGCTAAGCGGCAAACTAAGCGCAGCGCAGATTAAAATTTCAGACGAGCTAAAGGCGCAATTCCCCGCCTATCTGAACTCGCTAAGCTTGAAGGACGGGGGCGGCCGCGCGCTAAGCCTGGATAAAAACGGCGACGGCAGCTTCAAAGATTACATAAACGGGCTCATATCGGCCTCATTTGCTAATTTTGCGGCGAAAAATCCGCGCGCGAAGGCGCCCCTATACCTCGATGCAAAGATCAAGGACGACGCATCGCAATCGCATATGCTTTTTTGGGGCTACGCGACCTCCGAGCCGCGCGCCAAAACCCCGCCCGCATTCGACGGCTTTGCGCTTGAAAATCCCGAAAACGAGCTGTTCGGCGGCGCCAAATTTAACGCGGCGCATTTTACGGATTTTGGCGCGATGAATGACCCCGCCAAAGGGGTGCTGATCGCAGATGCGCGGATCGTAGAGATGATGGATACGATGAGCTTCGTGCGCAACGAAAACGGCGCAAAATTTTACCGCATCCGACACGGCGCGAGCGATCGCGACACGGCGCTTGCGATCCCTGCAATTTTGGCGCTTAGCTTGCAAAATGCGGGCAAAAACGTCGA
- a CDS encoding TlpA disulfide reductase family protein, whose amino-acid sequence MIKFLNLKVAAAVLALLLAGCDGQKHHLSSDGTSLASKFDPSEHTLKIEGNDKPLVLFFYTSGCGACKAQVPALNELQASGDALIIGILGDGKGLEADAAVAREKGIKFPSVSGANSVKYFETIVGGIFGTPTSVIYDKNGKAVKKLIGLYPKSAFETQLKLIN is encoded by the coding sequence ATGATAAAATTTTTAAATTTAAAAGTTGCCGCCGCTGTGCTCGCGCTGCTGCTCGCAGGCTGCGACGGGCAGAAGCACCATCTAAGCAGCGACGGCACCTCGCTTGCCTCCAAGTTCGACCCTTCCGAGCACACGCTAAAGATCGAGGGCAACGACAAGCCGCTCGTGCTGTTTTTCTATACTAGCGGCTGCGGTGCGTGCAAAGCCCAAGTGCCCGCACTAAACGAGCTGCAAGCTAGCGGCGACGCGCTGATTATCGGCATTTTAGGCGACGGTAAAGGTCTGGAAGCCGATGCCGCGGTCGCTCGCGAAAAGGGGATAAAATTCCCAAGCGTCAGCGGCGCAAACTCCGTAAAATACTTTGAAACCATCGTAGGCGGCATTTTCGGCACCCCCACGTCGGTGATCTACGATAAAAATGGCAAAGCGGTCAAAAAACTCATCGGCCTCTACCCCAAATCCGCCTTCGAAACGCAGCTCAAGCTTATAAATTAA